In the Octadecabacter sp. SW4 genome, one interval contains:
- the lpdA gene encoding dihydrolipoyl dehydrogenase — translation MSTYDVIIIGSGPGGYVGAIRCAQLGLKTAVVEGRETLGGTCLNVGCIPSKALLHASHMLHEAEHNFAAMGLKGKSPSVDWKQMLAYKDDVIGQNTKGIEFLFKKNKIDWIKGWATIPEPGKVKVGDTTYDAKNIVIATGSEVSDLKGVEVDEKTVVSSTGALELAKIPKKLVVIGAGVIGLELGSVYKRLGSEVTVIEFLDAITPGMDAEVQKVFQRTLKKQGLEFIMGAAVQGVTTKGGKATVTYKLRKDDSEATVDADTVLLATGRRPYTDGLGLEALGVAMSERGQIKTDDHYATNIKGIYAIGDAIDGPMLAHKAEDEGMACAEGLAGQKPHVNYGVIPGVIYTHPEVATVGQTEEQLKDAGRAYKVGKFSFMGNGRAKANFAGDGFVKILADKETDRILGAHIIGPMAGDLIHEICVAMEFGAAAEDLARTCHAHPTYSEAVREAALACGDGAIHA, via the coding sequence ATGTCCACCTACGACGTCATCATCATCGGTTCCGGCCCCGGCGGCTATGTCGGCGCTATTCGCTGCGCGCAACTGGGCCTGAAAACGGCTGTTGTCGAAGGCCGCGAAACGCTGGGCGGCACCTGTCTGAACGTGGGCTGTATCCCGTCCAAGGCGCTGCTGCATGCCAGCCACATGCTACACGAAGCCGAACACAATTTCGCGGCGATGGGCCTCAAGGGCAAGTCGCCATCGGTCGATTGGAAACAGATGCTGGCCTACAAGGATGATGTCATCGGCCAGAACACCAAGGGCATAGAATTTCTGTTCAAAAAGAACAAGATAGACTGGATCAAGGGCTGGGCCACCATCCCCGAGCCGGGCAAGGTCAAAGTCGGTGACACCACCTATGACGCCAAGAATATCGTGATTGCCACGGGGTCCGAGGTCAGCGATTTGAAAGGTGTCGAGGTGGATGAAAAGACCGTCGTGTCATCCACCGGCGCGCTGGAACTGGCTAAAATCCCCAAGAAACTGGTGGTGATTGGCGCAGGCGTGATCGGGCTGGAACTGGGCAGCGTTTACAAACGGTTGGGGTCCGAGGTCACGGTCATCGAGTTTTTGGATGCGATCACCCCCGGCATGGACGCTGAAGTCCAAAAAGTGTTCCAAAGAACCCTTAAAAAGCAAGGGCTTGAGTTTATCATGGGGGCCGCCGTGCAAGGCGTAACAACCAAAGGCGGCAAGGCCACCGTCACCTACAAACTGCGCAAGGACGACAGCGAGGCAACGGTTGACGCCGACACGGTTTTGCTGGCCACGGGGCGGCGCCCCTATACCGACGGGCTGGGCCTTGAGGCACTGGGTGTCGCCATGTCCGAGCGGGGCCAGATCAAGACGGATGATCACTATGCCACAAATATCAAAGGAATTTATGCCATCGGTGATGCGATCGACGGCCCCATGCTGGCCCACAAGGCCGAAGACGAAGGTATGGCCTGTGCCGAGGGGCTCGCGGGGCAGAAACCACATGTTAACTATGGTGTGATACCCGGTGTGATCTACACCCATCCCGAGGTTGCGACCGTCGGCCAGACCGAAGAACAGCTCAAAGACGCAGGTCGCGCCTATAAGGTCGGCAAGTTCAGCTTTATGGGCAATGGCCGCGCCAAGGCAAATTTCGCCGGTGACGGGTTCGTCAAGATCCTTGCCGACAAGGAAACCGACCGGATTTTGGGCGCGCATATCATCGGCCCCATGGCGGGCGATCTGATCCACGAAATCTGCGTGGCGATGGAATTTGGTGCCGCCGCCGAGGATCTGGCCCGCACCTGCCACGCCCACCCGACCTATTCGGAAGCCGTGCGCGAAGCCGCACTGGCCTGCGGTGACGGTGCGATCCACGCTTAA
- a CDS encoding TerB family tellurite resistance protein produces the protein MKSLISLIALVLGLTVMTATPAAARPSVPYGTQHNLDFVANMEGAGPGGQDAALCHYTVRSHLAFLGYWVRSKGYVMSTTGCEGNSFYNIDAQAFAAAQAAGILPADLPATPRLSAQQAMIGFGWLILLGIAGVFKVLQLLMRGRKRATPRSAVAAKMLSAMCIVAKSDGHIDGEEEKAINFAYEKIMGKSLTSMEIRTALAKAPFVTDPRQLEDLGAGTRESDRQTIMRGALLVACSDGEIHDAEHRVIGHLAQALVIPAPQIMSMVRDFAGLLRTPVAAAPA, from the coding sequence ATGAAATCACTTATTAGCCTCATCGCCCTTGTTCTGGGCCTGACAGTCATGACAGCGACGCCCGCAGCGGCGCGCCCGTCGGTCCCCTATGGCACCCAGCACAACCTTGATTTTGTTGCCAATATGGAGGGTGCTGGCCCGGGCGGTCAGGACGCGGCCCTGTGCCATTACACGGTGCGTAGTCACCTGGCCTTTCTGGGATATTGGGTGCGCAGCAAAGGCTATGTGATGTCCACGACGGGCTGCGAGGGCAACAGCTTTTACAACATCGACGCGCAGGCCTTTGCCGCCGCGCAGGCCGCCGGTATCCTGCCCGCCGACCTGCCTGCAACACCGCGCCTGTCGGCGCAGCAAGCCATGATCGGTTTTGGCTGGTTGATCCTGCTGGGCATCGCCGGTGTCTTCAAGGTGCTGCAATTGCTGATGCGTGGGCGCAAACGCGCGACGCCGCGCAGCGCAGTGGCGGCCAAGATGCTGTCGGCGATGTGTATCGTCGCGAAATCGGATGGCCACATCGACGGCGAAGAAGAAAAGGCAATCAACTTTGCCTACGAGAAGATCATGGGTAAAAGCCTGACATCTATGGAAATTCGCACCGCCTTAGCCAAGGCACCCTTTGTAACTGACCCCCGCCAGCTAGAGGATTTGGGCGCTGGCACCCGCGAGTCGGATCGCCAGACAATCATGCGTGGTGCACTGCTTGTGGCCTGTTCTGACGGGGAAATTCACGACGCCGAACATCGCGTTATTGGCCATCTGGCCCAGGCGCTGGTGATCCCCGCGCCGCAGATCATGTCGATGGTGCGCGATTTTGCCGGTCTGCTCAGGACGCCAGTAGCCGCAGCCCCTGCGTAA
- a CDS encoding hydantoinase B/oxoprolinase family protein yields MTAQPSNVAYQVMWNRLISVVEEQAQALVRTAFSTSVREAGDLSAGVYDTEGQMLAQAVTGTPGHVNAMADAVAHFIRRIGRDNIAEGDIYITNDPWEGTGHLHDFTIVTPSFHKGAHVGFFACTAHVVDVGGRGFGADAASVYEEGIHIPIMKFADRGTVDNTLVAIIRGNVREPDQLIGDIYALATCNEIGHRRLTDMMQEFGLDDLAGIAAFILARSRAATLERIAALPRTSATGELTIDGFDTPITLRVKLTIEKDRIISDFTGTSGVDKKGINCPLVYAKAYACYALKVAIAPEIPNNAASLAPFEITAPENTIVNAVHPAPVALRHIVGHFVPDAVFNAFDQIVPGLVPAEGAGCLCNFQVSLRPRTDAPAPAGAVRSEVLTFNSGGSGARPAFDGLNATAFPSGVMTMPVEATEHAGPVIIWRKELRPDSGGAGKQRGGLGQYMEVGAREGHEFDIQAMFDRVDHPAKGRRGGGAGAPTTIALNDGTAMRGKGKQFVAHGRRVVMAFPGGAGYGDPSERALEQVKRDLARGYISAETAQADYGLSDKEIRDVALAVQEGRAP; encoded by the coding sequence ATGACCGCCCAGCCATCGAACGTTGCCTATCAGGTGATGTGGAACCGTCTGATTTCCGTCGTCGAAGAACAGGCCCAAGCGCTGGTGCGCACAGCCTTTTCCACCTCGGTGCGCGAGGCGGGAGACCTGTCGGCGGGGGTGTATGACACAGAGGGTCAAATGCTGGCACAGGCCGTCACCGGCACCCCCGGTCACGTCAATGCAATGGCCGATGCGGTGGCACATTTCATCCGCCGGATCGGGCGCGACAACATCGCCGAAGGTGACATCTATATCACCAACGACCCCTGGGAAGGCACCGGCCACCTGCATGATTTCACAATCGTCACCCCGTCCTTTCACAAGGGTGCGCATGTGGGCTTTTTCGCCTGCACGGCGCATGTGGTTGACGTGGGCGGGCGCGGATTTGGCGCCGATGCGGCAAGCGTCTACGAGGAAGGGATACACATCCCGATCATGAAATTCGCCGATCGCGGCACGGTGGACAACACGCTGGTGGCGATCATTCGCGGCAATGTGCGCGAACCTGATCAGCTGATTGGCGACATCTACGCGCTGGCCACCTGTAACGAGATCGGCCACCGCCGGTTGACCGACATGATGCAGGAATTCGGGCTGGACGATCTGGCAGGGATCGCGGCATTTATCCTTGCGCGATCCCGCGCCGCCACGCTGGAACGGATCGCTGCGCTGCCGCGCACCTCGGCCACGGGCGAGCTGACGATTGACGGGTTTGACACGCCGATCACCCTGCGCGTGAAGCTGACGATTGAAAAGGACCGGATCATCAGCGATTTCACCGGAACGTCCGGCGTCGATAAAAAGGGTATCAACTGCCCGCTGGTCTATGCCAAGGCCTATGCCTGTTACGCCCTCAAGGTGGCAATCGCGCCGGAGATTCCCAATAACGCCGCCAGCCTCGCGCCGTTTGAAATTACCGCGCCCGAAAATACCATCGTCAACGCTGTGCATCCCGCGCCCGTGGCCCTGCGCCACATTGTCGGCCATTTCGTGCCGGATGCGGTGTTCAACGCATTTGATCAGATCGTGCCGGGTCTGGTGCCCGCCGAAGGGGCCGGATGCCTGTGCAACTTTCAGGTCAGTTTGCGGCCACGCACAGATGCGCCTGCCCCCGCGGGTGCCGTGCGATCCGAAGTGCTGACCTTCAATTCGGGCGGATCGGGCGCGCGCCCCGCATTTGACGGGTTGAACGCCACCGCTTTTCCGTCCGGTGTCATGACCATGCCGGTCGAGGCCACGGAACACGCCGGCCCCGTGATCATCTGGCGCAAGGAATTGCGCCCCGATTCAGGTGGCGCGGGCAAACAGCGCGGTGGTCTTGGGCAATACATGGAAGTCGGCGCGCGCGAGGGCCATGAATTTGACATTCAGGCGATGTTCGACCGCGTTGATCATCCGGCAAAGGGGCGCCGTGGCGGTGGTGCGGGTGCGCCCACGACCATCGCCCTGAACGATGGCACAGCGATGCGCGGCAAGGGCAAACAGTTTGTCGCGCACGGGCGGCGCGTGGTCATGGCCTTTCCCGGCGGGGCCGGATATGGCGACCCGTCCGAACGTGCGCTTGAGCAGGTCAAACGCGATCTGGCGCGGGGCTATATTTCGGCTGAAACGGCGCAAGCAGATTATGGGCTAAGTGATAAAGAAATCCGCGATGTGGCCCTAGCCGTGCAAGAGGGGCGCGCGCCATGA
- a CDS encoding TIGR02300 family protein, whose amino-acid sequence MPKEEWGTKRVCPTTGKRFYDLNADPIISPYTGETVTINTGKTRTMVADAADAQTKKMEAESEEDDLVLDDDDDDEDVDLGDDVLEDDDDDDVSLDEIADVAAPDDDS is encoded by the coding sequence ATGCCCAAAGAAGAGTGGGGAACCAAACGTGTTTGCCCGACAACCGGCAAACGGTTCTACGACCTGAACGCCGACCCGATCATTAGCCCCTACACCGGCGAAACGGTCACCATCAACACCGGCAAGACCCGCACAATGGTCGCCGACGCTGCCGATGCGCAGACCAAAAAGATGGAAGCCGAGTCCGAGGAGGATGATCTCGTTCTTGACGACGATGATGATGACGAAGATGTCGATCTGGGCGATGACGTTCTGGAAGATGATGACGACGATGATGTTTCGCTGGACGAAATCGCCGACGTTGCCGCACCGGACGACGACAGCTAA
- a CDS encoding FAD-binding oxidoreductase has translation MNSYDIVIIGGAMVGSSIAFWTSRDPDFKGRIAVIERDPSYEFASTTHTNSCIRQQFGTRINIQISQFGAEFINNFKYYMGDDAPDIPLQNYGYMYLADTEEFADVLRENQRLQASMGAGTRIMSRDDIAAAYPFYNLDDVICGSHNTLNEGYFDGGTIFDWFRKKARAQGVEYIKGDVTGISRSGGTVTGVTLADGTQISAGKIVNASGPRANITAQMAGLHVPVEARRRYTFIFDAAAPLDRDLPLTIDPSGVHMRSDGRYYLAGCPPDDDPAVDFDDFTIDHGLWENKVWPVLATRVPAFEQIKLINTWVGHYAYNTLDQNAIVGPHPEVGNFYFANGFSGHGLQQSPAIGRGMAELLVHGQFRTLDLAPLGYDRIASNTPFVERAVI, from the coding sequence ATGAACAGCTACGACATCGTCATTATCGGCGGCGCGATGGTCGGATCATCCATCGCTTTCTGGACCTCGCGCGATCCTGACTTCAAAGGTCGCATTGCCGTGATCGAGCGCGATCCGAGTTATGAATTTGCCTCGACCACGCATACGAATTCCTGCATCCGCCAGCAGTTCGGCACCCGCATCAATATCCAGATTAGTCAGTTTGGTGCGGAATTTATCAACAATTTCAAATACTACATGGGTGATGACGCCCCCGACATCCCGCTGCAAAACTATGGCTACATGTATCTGGCCGATACCGAAGAATTCGCCGATGTGCTGCGTGAAAACCAGCGGCTTCAGGCCAGCATGGGGGCTGGCACGCGGATCATGTCGCGCGATGATATCGCCGCCGCCTATCCGTTCTACAATCTGGATGATGTGATCTGCGGGAGCCACAACACCCTCAATGAGGGGTATTTTGACGGTGGCACGATCTTTGACTGGTTTCGCAAGAAAGCCCGCGCGCAGGGCGTGGAATACATCAAGGGCGATGTCACGGGGATCAGCCGTTCGGGCGGAACCGTCACCGGCGTCACCTTGGCCGATGGCACCCAGATCAGCGCGGGCAAGATCGTCAACGCATCCGGCCCCCGCGCCAATATCACCGCACAGATGGCGGGGCTGCATGTGCCGGTCGAGGCGCGTCGCCGGTATACGTTTATCTTTGATGCGGCGGCCCCGCTGGACCGCGACCTGCCCCTCACGATTGACCCGTCAGGCGTGCATATGCGCAGTGACGGGCGCTATTACCTTGCCGGCTGTCCGCCTGACGATGACCCGGCGGTGGATTTCGACGATTTCACCATTGATCACGGTCTTTGGGAAAACAAGGTCTGGCCCGTTCTGGCCACCCGCGTGCCTGCCTTTGAACAGATCAAGCTGATCAACACCTGGGTCGGGCATTACGCCTATAACACGCTTGATCAGAACGCGATTGTCGGGCCACACCCCGAGGTTGGCAATTTCTACTTTGCCAATGGTTTTTCCGGGCATGGGCTTCAGCAATCTCCTGCCATTGGGCGGGGAATGGCCGAATTGCTCGTGCATGGCCAGTTTCGCACCCTTGACCTTGCGCCGCTGGGGTATGACCGTATCGCAAGCAACACACCTTTCGTCGAACGGGCCGTGATCTGA
- a CDS encoding hydantoinase/oxoprolinase family protein, whose product MSQITNRLGADIGGTFTDVVLETARGSFSTKVLTTYGAPEDAIIDGMHQVCAKADISPADIGQIIHGTTLATNALIERRGAKTALITTQGFRDVIEMRTESRFEQYDLNLTLPDPLLPRQMRFTVPGRIDATGAELVGLSRDDITPVVQQIAAAGYESVAIGLLHSYLNDSHERLVAAVVADLMPDAMLSLSCEVSPQMREYERFNTTVANAYIKPQMKSYLGRLRGRMQAEGVGCNIFLMHSGGGIMSIESAAEFPVRLVESGPAGGAVFAANIAARYGLDKVLSFDMGGTTAKICLIKDQTPKTSRVFEVARTYRFKKGSGMPISIPVIDMVEIGAGGGSLAHVDAMQQIRVGPESAGSEPGPACYGRGGDRPAVTDADLVLGKLDPDNFAGGTIPLHTDNSAAALTRVLGDPLGMDATTAAFGLAEVVDENMANAARVHAVENGEDLSDYTMIAFGGAAPLHAGRLCEKLGITRLLVPPGAGVGSAIGFLRAPFSFEANRSVYMKLSGFDGGRVATLLAELQAEAHGFVRNCDPGADILSEFKVYMRYTGQGWEIPITLTADQAQNPDAATYERLFEADYTKLFGRTVAGLDVEITVWSVNATTPPETVEKITLANSIGAADTTTARPIFDPAGAAFVDAQIVSRADLTAGQTVQGPAAIIEDETTIIVPVSRHAIRQPDGCIDIKEGRA is encoded by the coding sequence ATGTCACAGATCACCAATCGACTCGGCGCTGATATTGGCGGGACGTTCACGGATGTTGTTCTGGAAACGGCCAGGGGCAGCTTTTCGACCAAGGTTCTGACGACATACGGCGCGCCCGAGGACGCAATCATCGACGGTATGCATCAGGTCTGTGCCAAGGCGGATATTTCCCCTGCTGACATTGGCCAGATCATCCACGGCACCACCCTTGCCACCAACGCACTGATCGAACGGCGCGGGGCCAAAACCGCACTCATCACCACCCAAGGCTTTCGCGATGTAATCGAGATGCGGACCGAATCACGCTTTGAACAATATGACCTGAACCTCACCCTGCCCGACCCGCTTTTGCCGCGCCAGATGCGTTTCACGGTGCCCGGGCGGATTGATGCAACGGGGGCCGAACTGGTCGGGCTGAGCCGCGATGATATCACGCCGGTGGTGCAGCAGATCGCCGCCGCGGGATATGAAAGCGTGGCCATCGGATTATTGCATTCCTATCTGAACGACAGTCATGAACGGCTGGTGGCCGCGGTCGTGGCCGACCTGATGCCCGATGCGATGCTGTCTCTGTCGTGCGAAGTATCGCCGCAGATGCGCGAATACGAACGTTTCAACACCACCGTTGCCAACGCCTATATCAAGCCGCAGATGAAATCCTATCTGGGCCGTTTGCGCGGGCGGATGCAGGCCGAGGGGGTGGGTTGCAACATCTTTCTGATGCATTCCGGCGGCGGGATCATGTCGATCGAAAGTGCGGCGGAATTCCCCGTGCGGCTGGTCGAATCCGGCCCTGCCGGTGGCGCTGTTTTCGCCGCCAATATCGCCGCGCGCTACGGGTTGGACAAGGTGCTGAGTTTTGACATGGGCGGAACCACGGCCAAGATTTGCCTGATCAAGGACCAGACCCCGAAAACATCGCGGGTGTTCGAGGTTGCCCGCACCTACCGGTTCAAGAAAGGGTCGGGCATGCCCATTTCAATCCCGGTGATCGACATGGTGGAAATTGGCGCGGGCGGTGGGTCACTGGCGCATGTTGATGCGATGCAACAAATCCGTGTCGGGCCGGAATCGGCGGGGTCGGAACCCGGGCCGGCCTGTTACGGACGCGGCGGGGATCGCCCGGCGGTGACGGATGCCGATCTGGTGCTGGGCAAGCTTGACCCCGATAATTTCGCAGGCGGCACGATTCCATTGCACACGGATAATTCTGCAGCGGCGCTGACCCGCGTGCTGGGTGACCCTTTGGGCATGGATGCGACCACGGCGGCCTTTGGGCTGGCCGAAGTCGTCGATGAAAACATGGCCAATGCCGCGCGAGTGCACGCGGTCGAAAACGGCGAAGACCTGTCGGATTACACGATGATTGCCTTTGGCGGCGCCGCACCGCTGCACGCTGGGCGCTTGTGCGAAAAGCTGGGCATCACCCGTCTGTTGGTGCCACCGGGAGCGGGCGTCGGTTCGGCGATCGGGTTCTTGCGCGCACCGTTTTCCTTCGAGGCGAACAGGTCGGTCTATATGAAACTGTCGGGGTTTGACGGGGGCCGCGTGGCAACCCTGCTGGCTGAATTGCAGGCCGAGGCACATGGCTTTGTGCGCAACTGCGACCCAGGTGCCGATATTCTGTCGGAATTCAAAGTCTACATGCGCTACACCGGGCAGGGCTGGGAAATTCCGATCACACTGACCGCGGATCAGGCGCAAAACCCCGATGCCGCCACCTACGAGCGGCTGTTCGAGGCAGATTATACCAAGCTGTTCGGGCGCACGGTTGCGGGCTTGGACGTGGAAATCACCGTCTGGTCGGTGAACGCGACAACGCCGCCCGAAACTGTCGAAAAGATCACGCTGGCCAATTCCATTGGCGCGGCGGATACCACCACCGCGCGCCCGATATTCGACCCCGCAGGTGCCGCGTTTGTTGATGCCCAAATCGTATCCCGTGCAGATCTGACCGCCGGTCAGACCGTCCAGGGCCCAGCCGCGATTATCGAAGATGAAACAACGATTATCGTGCCTGTCAGCCGCCATGCCATTCGCCAGCCGGACGGATGTATCGACATCAAGGAGGGCCGCGCATGA
- a CDS encoding M48 family metallopeptidase — protein sequence MGRHVIGGNPPIEVTLRRSTRARRLSLRVSRLDGRVTLTLPHRVSEREGIAFVREREDWLRGHLSGITKETRPQIGGTVPFGGEDLAIVAGPVKRARMGEAALIVPDDPARVSARVEAYMKLHARDRLADASDRYAAVLGRSYGRITLRDTRSRWGSCSSTGDLMYSWRLIMAPPEVLDYVAAHEVAHLVEMNHSDAFWTVVGDIFPDHKRCRRWLRENGDRLHRVRFRD from the coding sequence ATGGGCCGTCATGTCATTGGGGGCAACCCCCCGATCGAAGTCACGCTGCGCCGCTCGACCCGTGCGCGCCGCCTGTCGCTGCGGGTGTCGCGGCTGGACGGACGGGTGACGCTGACCTTGCCCCACCGCGTCAGTGAACGCGAGGGAATCGCCTTTGTGCGCGAGCGGGAAGACTGGCTGCGTGGCCATCTGTCCGGCATCACCAAGGAAACCCGCCCCCAGATCGGCGGCACCGTGCCTTTTGGCGGCGAGGATCTGGCCATCGTCGCAGGCCCGGTCAAACGTGCCCGCATGGGCGAGGCGGCACTGATTGTCCCCGATGATCCCGCCCGCGTCAGTGCGCGGGTCGAGGCCTATATGAAACTGCACGCGCGCGATCGTCTTGCCGATGCGTCTGATCGTTATGCGGCGGTGCTTGGGCGCAGCTACGGGCGGATCACCCTGCGCGATACACGCTCGCGCTGGGGGTCGTGTTCGTCGACAGGTGATCTGATGTATTCATGGCGTCTGATCATGGCCCCGCCCGAGGTGCTTGATTATGTCGCGGCTCACGAGGTCGCCCATCTGGTCGAAATGAACCACTCTGATGCCTTCTGGACCGTGGTTGGTGATATTTTTCCCGACCACAAACGCTGCCGCAGGTGGTTGCGCGAAAATGGCGACCGGCTGCACCGCGTGCGGTTTCGCGATTGA
- a CDS encoding GntR family transcriptional regulator encodes MLIQSRQNDPVGSAHDRVYRALRTRIMHGEMEPGQALTLRGIGKEFGVSMTPAREAVRRLVAEGALFLSSSGRVSTPELSSERLEELAALRALLEPELSSRALPRAHFALIDRLEVINAGVSQMVARHDAPGYIRMNLEFHRTLYLRAQAPAMLAMAETVWLQVGPTMRSLYGRLRRTEPPYHHKLIIAALKAGDEPGLRLAVRTDVTQGLRLLAS; translated from the coding sequence ATGTTGATCCAGTCCCGCCAGAACGATCCCGTAGGATCGGCCCATGACCGCGTTTATCGCGCGCTGCGCACCCGTATCATGCACGGTGAAATGGAACCGGGGCAGGCGCTGACACTGCGCGGGATCGGCAAGGAATTCGGCGTTTCGATGACCCCCGCGCGCGAGGCGGTGCGCCGCCTTGTGGCCGAAGGAGCGCTGTTTCTGTCGTCTTCGGGGCGGGTGTCGACCCCGGAATTATCCAGCGAGCGGCTTGAGGAACTGGCGGCGCTGCGCGCATTGTTGGAGCCCGAACTGTCCAGCCGCGCCTTGCCGCGTGCGCACTTTGCCCTGATTGACCGGTTGGAAGTGATCAACGCAGGCGTCAGCCAGATGGTCGCGCGCCACGATGCGCCCGGCTATATCCGCATGAACCTTGAATTTCACCGCACTCTTTATCTGCGCGCGCAGGCACCGGCGATGTTGGCCATGGCGGAAACGGTCTGGCTGCAGGTCGGCCCGACGATGCGGTCGCTATATGGGCGTTTGCGCCGGACCGAACCGCCCTATCATCACAAGCTGATCATCGCCGCGCTCAAGGCGGGCGATGAACCGGGGTTGCGGCTGGCGGTGCGGACCGATGTTACGCAGGGGCTGCGGCTACTGGCGTCCTGA
- a CDS encoding MAPEG family protein: MTPELTALTLAALLQIGQFCAYSLTAIQQVGVKAAAGPRDEHIVLTGTAGRLQRAMNNHFEGLILFTIAVLVVTLSDQSTPFTAISAFAYLAARVAYIPVYVFGWTPWRSAIWAVGLLATLMMLLASLF, translated from the coding sequence ATGACCCCCGAACTCACCGCCCTCACCCTCGCCGCCCTCCTGCAAATCGGCCAGTTCTGCGCCTATTCGCTGACCGCGATCCAGCAGGTCGGGGTCAAAGCGGCCGCCGGCCCGCGTGACGAACACATCGTCCTGACCGGTACCGCTGGCCGCCTCCAGCGCGCCATGAACAACCACTTCGAGGGGTTGATCCTGTTCACAATCGCCGTGCTGGTCGTGACCCTGTCGGACCAATCCACCCCCTTCACGGCAATCTCCGCCTTTGCTTACCTCGCCGCCCGCGTCGCCTATATCCCGGTCTATGTCTTTGGCTGGACGCCATGGCGCAGCGCGATCTGGGCGGTGGGGTTGCTTGCCACCTTGATGATGCTTCTGGCATCCCTATTCTAA